From uncultured Bacteroides sp., a single genomic window includes:
- a CDS encoding DUF4827 domain-containing protein, whose amino-acid sequence MKKLTIQLLYLLMLSFAFQSCSQNSKTYAEMLSDETSAIKSYIKKNNIKVITSEEFLKDTTTAENEYAYFSDSKIYIHIDKKGADLFKSNDVILSRFLEVDIASGDTTLTNYYDNTSVEQFRYTKTSSVTYGQFFLEQSQKAYMLSAYGSAVPSGWLMPLQYVGDGAKVKIIVPSDQGHSTAQQYVTPYFYEIEYKKD is encoded by the coding sequence ATGAAAAAACTAACAATACAACTGCTCTATTTACTTATGTTGAGTTTTGCCTTTCAATCTTGTAGTCAGAATTCGAAGACTTACGCAGAAATGCTCTCAGATGAAACCTCTGCCATTAAGTCATACATCAAGAAAAATAACATCAAAGTAATAACAAGTGAGGAATTCTTAAAGGATACCACAACTGCAGAGAACGAATACGCTTACTTTTCTGACAGCAAAATATATATACATATAGACAAGAAAGGAGCTGATCTATTTAAAAGCAATGACGTTATTCTGAGCCGTTTTCTGGAAGTAGATATTGCTAGTGGAGATACGACATTGACCAACTATTATGACAATACCAGTGTAGAACAGTTCAGATATACAAAAACCAGTTCTGTAACTTATGGACAATTTTTCTTGGAACAAAGCCAAAAAGCATATATGTTAAGCGCTTATGGAAGCGCCGTTCCTTCCGGCTGGTTAATGCCACTCCAATACGTGGGAGATGGAGCTAAAGTTAAGATTATAGTGCCATCCGATCAAGGACACAGTACAGCACAACAATATGTAACACCCTATTTTTACGAAATAGAATATAAAAAAGACTAA
- a CDS encoding bifunctional oligoribonuclease/PAP phosphatase NrnA, which yields MLTKIIDQANIDLFGKWLKDTEKVVIVTHVSPDGDAMGSSLGLYHFLTSQNKVVNIIVPNAFPEFLKWMPGAKDITLYDRKKELADKLIADADMICCLDFNGLKRIEEMGNAVKEAKARKVMIDHHPFPDDICSIVMSHPEISSTSELVFRLICRLGYFDEITKEGAECIYTGMMTDTGSFTYNSNNQEIYFIISQLISKGIDKDDINRNVYNTYSESRLRLMGYILHTKMKVYSGYHTAMISLTQDELKEFNYVKGDSEGFVNIPLSIKEVKFSVFFREDTDMIKVSLRSVGDFPCNKFASEFFGGGGHLNASGGEFYGTMEEAIKTFEQALKKYDQLLLA from the coding sequence ATGTTGACAAAAATTATAGACCAGGCAAACATTGATCTTTTCGGAAAATGGCTTAAAGACACCGAAAAGGTTGTTATTGTAACACATGTATCTCCTGATGGAGACGCAATGGGTTCCTCTTTAGGACTTTATCACTTTCTGACTTCACAGAACAAGGTAGTAAATATAATTGTTCCCAATGCCTTTCCGGAATTTCTGAAATGGATGCCTGGAGCAAAAGACATTACTCTTTATGATCGGAAGAAGGAGCTTGCAGATAAGCTTATTGCTGATGCCGACATGATTTGTTGCCTTGATTTCAACGGATTAAAACGGATTGAGGAAATGGGCAATGCCGTAAAAGAGGCAAAAGCCCGTAAAGTAATGATCGACCATCACCCATTTCCCGATGACATTTGTTCCATTGTTATGTCACATCCGGAAATATCATCAACATCCGAATTGGTTTTCCGGTTGATCTGCCGTCTTGGATACTTTGACGAAATTACCAAGGAAGGTGCAGAATGTATTTATACAGGGATGATGACCGATACCGGTAGTTTTACCTACAACTCAAACAATCAGGAAATATACTTTATCATCAGCCAGCTGATATCCAAAGGTATTGATAAAGACGACATTAATCGCAATGTATACAACACTTACTCCGAAAGTCGTCTGCGCCTGATGGGATATATTCTGCATACAAAAATGAAAGTGTATTCTGGATATCATACAGCCATGATCTCCCTTACCCAGGATGAACTGAAGGAATTCAACTATGTGAAGGGCGATTCAGAAGGATTTGTCAACATTCCCTTATCAATTAAGGAAGTAAAATTCTCTGTTTTCTTCCGTGAAGATACAGATATGATCAAGGTTTCACTGCGTTCAGTAGGAGATTTTCCTTGCAACAAATTCGCATCTGAATTCTTTGGTGGAGGAGGACATCTGAATGCTTCAGGAGGTGAATTTTACGGAACAATGGAAGAAGCAATTAAAACCTTTGAGCAAGCTTTAAAGAAATATGATCAACTGTTATTGGCATAA